The Synechococcales cyanobacterium T60_A2020_003 genome includes the window GTTTCTCAACGAATGGAGGCTTTGCGCGATCGCGGTCAGTGTGCGCTAGTTCCCTTCATCACAGCGGGCGATCCCGATCTAGCCACCACAGCGAAAGCGCTCAAGATTCTGGATCAAAATGGAGCCGATCTCATCGAGTTGGGCGTTCCCTACTCTGATCCTCTGGCGGATGGCCCGGTGATTCAAGCCGCAGCCACTCGAGCATTGCGGCATGGAACAACCGTTGATCAGGTGCTTGATCTGGTTAAAACCGTGAGTCCAGAGCTTCAGGCACCCATTATTCTATTTACCTACTACAACCCCATTCTCAATCAGGGGATCGATGCCTTCATGCAGCGGATTGCTAACGTTGGCGTGAAAGGTTTGGTCGTTCCGGATTTACCCCTGGAAGAAATTCAGACTCTCCTGGATGCCGCTCAAAAAGCCGAGATCGAGGTTATCCTGCTGGTTGCGCCGACTAGCCCGATGGAACGAATTCAGGCGATCGCCGAAAAATCCCAGGGATTCATCTATCTCGTCAGCGTCATAGGCGTAACGGGGATGCGAACCCAGGTTCAAGGTCGCGTGCGGGAATTGCTGACCGATCTGCGAAGTGTGACCGATAAGGCAATCGGGGTCGGATTCGGTATTTCTCAGCCCGAACAAGCGCGACAGGTGATGACCTGGGGAGCTGATGCCGTTATTGTCGGCAGCGCCTTTGTTAAACGTTTGGCCGAAGGGGCACCGGAGCAAAGTCTTCAGAGCGTCGAGTCCTTCTGTCGCAGTTTAAAAATGGCGATTACCGATTCCTAAAGTCAAAAACTTTCCAAGATTCTGATAGAGCGTTCACGTCTTACAGTAGAATGTGCTTCGGTGTTAGCAATTGCTAAAATGCAACTCGTTGCGTTTTAGATGCTCTTACGGTTCATGATGCGACTGTTTTGGGCAGTGGTGTAACCAGCAGAACTCTCAACTCGTCTAACGGGTGTTCTAAGCCCGGTTGACCGTTCAAGCAAGTTTGCGATCGCACGCTGGGTCGCTTCAAGCAGGCGTTGCGTGGTGCTAGAGAGAACTCCTAGGACAGGGGCTTTTTCTCAATACAAGTAGGTCGCGATTGCGCCGTCGGGAGACTATCTTGCCCGGTTTTAGTTTTGATTCAAATTTCATTGTCTTGTATCACGTCTTAGTCTGTTGTCATGCCTAAAGTTCTTGTCTCCGATCCCATTGACCAAGCTGGAATTGATATTCTTTCGCAGGTTGCCCAAGTCGATGTGCAAACCAAGCTTTCGCCCGAAGAGTTAGTCAGCATTATCCCTAACTACGATGCATTGATGATTCGGTCTGGAACTCGCGTTACCAAAGACGTAATCGAAGCCGCATCTCAGCTCAAAATCATTGGTCGTGCTGGGGTAGGGGTGGATAATGTTGACGTCCCTGCCGCCACCCGTCGCGGTGTGATGGTGGTCAACTCGCCTGAAGGAAACACCATTGCTGCGGCTGAACACGCGGTGGCGATGATGCTATCCATGTCTCGCTACATTCCAGCAGCGAACCAATCGGTCAAAAATGGCGAGTGGGATCGCAAGAGCTTTACCGGAGTTGAGGTTTACAAGAAAACCCTAGGGGTCGTGGGCTTAGGGAAAATTGGTTCCCACGTGGCGACGATCGCCCGTTCGATGGGAATGCGTCTGCTGGCCTATGATCCGTTCATTTCCCAGGAGCGGGCTGAACAGTTAGGCTGCCAACTGGTTGAAGTTGATCTCCTGATTCGAGAGGCCGACTACATCACGCTGCACCTACCGAAAACGCCGGAAACGTATCACCTCATTAACGCGGAGGCGATCGCCAAAATGAAGCCTACGGTGCGAATTGTCAACTGTGCGCGTGGCGGCATTATTGACGAAGCAGCCCTTGCAGAAGCCCTCCGAGAAGGGCGAATTGCGGGTGCAGCCCTCGACGTGTATGAAGAGGAACCCTTGGGTGAATCTCCCCTGCGATCGCTCGGTAAGGAAGTGGTGCTGACCCCACACCTGGGAGCATCCACAGAAGAGGCTCAGGTTAACGTTGCTATTGACGTGGCGGAGCAAATTCGGGACGTATTGTTGGGACTACCCGCTCGCTCGGCAGTCAATATTCCCGGTCTGCGTCCAGAACTTCTGGAAAAGCTGCGCCCTTATCTTCAGTTGGCCGAAACCCTTGGCAACTTGGTTAGTCAATTGGCTGGCGGTCGGATTGAATCGCTGAATATCGGTCTTCAGGGTGAATTGGCGTCTAGCGAGAGCCAGCCTGTGGTGGTGGCGGCACTCAAGGGACTGCTTTCCCACGCTTTGCAGGAACGGGTCAATTACGTCAACGCCACCATTGAGGCCAAGGAACGCGGTATTCACGTGGTGGAAACCCGCGACTCTTCCATCCGGGACTACTCTGGCTCCCTGCGCCTGGTTGCAGTGGGTAGCAATGGTAAACATTCGGTCACGGGTGCGATTTTGGGCGATAACGAAATTCGGATTACGAACATAGATGATTTTCCGATCAACGTGCCGCCTAGCCCCCACATGCTGTTTACGCTGCACCGCGATATGCCCGGTATCATCGGTCGGATTGGCTCACTCTTGGGTCACTTCAACGTCAACATTGCCAGCATGCAAGTCGGACGCAAGATTGTGCGCGGTGATGCCGTGATGGTGCTGAACATTGACGATCCGCTGCCGGAAGCCGTGCTGTCCGAAATCCTGAAGGTTGACGGAATTCGGGATGCCTACACCGTGACCCTATCGAACAATAATTAGGACGGGCGATCGCTCAGTGACATCCTGCTTTGGTTGCGAAGGCAATCAGGAACGTTCTATCTGGTTTTTAGGTAGAACGTTTGTACCTGGTCACCGCAATAAGAATTGTTAATGAGAATGGCTGAAGCAGCTACATT containing:
- the trpA gene encoding tryptophan synthase subunit alpha, giving the protein MTSVSQRMEALRDRGQCALVPFITAGDPDLATTAKALKILDQNGADLIELGVPYSDPLADGPVIQAAATRALRHGTTVDQVLDLVKTVSPELQAPIILFTYYNPILNQGIDAFMQRIANVGVKGLVVPDLPLEEIQTLLDAAQKAEIEVILLVAPTSPMERIQAIAEKSQGFIYLVSVIGVTGMRTQVQGRVRELLTDLRSVTDKAIGVGFGISQPEQARQVMTWGADAVIVGSAFVKRLAEGAPEQSLQSVESFCRSLKMAITDS
- a CDS encoding phosphoglycerate dehydrogenase, which codes for MPKVLVSDPIDQAGIDILSQVAQVDVQTKLSPEELVSIIPNYDALMIRSGTRVTKDVIEAASQLKIIGRAGVGVDNVDVPAATRRGVMVVNSPEGNTIAAAEHAVAMMLSMSRYIPAANQSVKNGEWDRKSFTGVEVYKKTLGVVGLGKIGSHVATIARSMGMRLLAYDPFISQERAEQLGCQLVEVDLLIREADYITLHLPKTPETYHLINAEAIAKMKPTVRIVNCARGGIIDEAALAEALREGRIAGAALDVYEEEPLGESPLRSLGKEVVLTPHLGASTEEAQVNVAIDVAEQIRDVLLGLPARSAVNIPGLRPELLEKLRPYLQLAETLGNLVSQLAGGRIESLNIGLQGELASSESQPVVVAALKGLLSHALQERVNYVNATIEAKERGIHVVETRDSSIRDYSGSLRLVAVGSNGKHSVTGAILGDNEIRITNIDDFPINVPPSPHMLFTLHRDMPGIIGRIGSLLGHFNVNIASMQVGRKIVRGDAVMVLNIDDPLPEAVLSEILKVDGIRDAYTVTLSNNN